Sequence from the Fusarium verticillioides 7600 chromosome Unknown supercont3.29, whole genome shotgun sequence genome:
CCACACCTTTGAAACTTCTGGCTTTGCCTTGGCCGATCCTATCGAGAAGTACGGCGATGCTATAGAAAGTGCCAAGAGATGGGTTAAAGTCCTGTCGCCTCAAGTTACTCCAGTTATGGTCCATTCTCACAACGACTACTTGAGGCCACGGCCATTATTCTCAGCTTTATCTGTTGGCTGTGCGAGTGTTGAGGCCGACGTTTGGCTCAGCAAGAATGGTGAAGACCTCTTGGTCGGCCATCACTGGTGGAATCTCACACCAGAGAGGACCCTAAACTCTCTCTACATTGAGCCATTGCTGGCAATACTCGACTCCTTTAACGCCCCACAATTGCCGGGTGAACTTGAGGGCCAGGGACACCGTGCTGGTGTTTTTGCTAGCCATCCAAACAAGACACTGATTCTAttcatcgatgtcaagaacGAATCAGAGAAGACCTGGCCGGTAGTTCTGAAGCATCTGGAACCTTTGAGACAGAAGGGATACCTTTCATATCACCAAAATAATGGATCAACGCCAGCAGGCCAGGCATTTCATTCCGGCCCACTGACTGTCGTCGGAACCGGCAATATTAGCAAGAGGCGGGATGTGAATATCGGATCCGATTTACAAAGGTGGCGACAATACCACGACGTATTTCTCGATGCATCATTGGATCTTCTATCCCACCCAGGGTTCTGCGAGAGAAACGACACGCTTTGTCGTGAAGTGGAAGAGAATGAGTTTTACACAGCTTCTGTATCTCTCTTCAGAGCTATCGGAACTGTCATCCCGTACTTCAGCAAGTCACAACGTAAGAAGCTCGTAAGTCAGATTCAACTTGCAAAGAAGTTGAACCTGAAGTCGAGATACTGGGAGCTACCAGGCTGGCCTGTATCCCGAAGGAACTACGTTTGGAGGACACTCGATCACGAGGgagttgacttgatcaacgcTGATGATATAGTCAGTGCAACGACGAAGCAGTGGCACTCGAATTATGCTATAGAAGGCGCATGGGTTCTTGGTATTGCCTCATGTCTCTTTAGCTTCCTCTTTACCATCATGTGGCTAGGAAAGAGGATGGTGTTTCGTATGATGACCGTTTAGAATGATTAGCTAGTTTAGGATACCCCTTCTCATGAGAGAAATACCATATACGAACTCAAGATCGATATCGGAGCTTCAGTTGTAGCTTACTTCAACCTTGTCGGCTATTATTTCTGCTAAGTGCTTTTCATATTTTAACATATAGTTATTTTGTAGGTCAAGGCATTTCGGGTGTATGATGGCGCCCTCATTCCATATTGGTCAGCTGCGAAGAATGTTTCTGCTTTTCTAGTACGCTCCTATCATATGAAATCTTAAACTTACGAATGTCCAGTGGGCCGATTCTCGTTCTCGAAGCGGATCAATTAGTCAGGACTAGAAGTCAAGCTTTCTGGCGGAGAGGCCTTCTCACATAGTGAGTTACGGTATGTGTTAACATCTCTCTTGTCCCCCAGATACATGATCATCCCGCGCGACAGTGTTGTCCTTCGTAGAAAAATGCCTTACTAGACCGCAAGATGCCCCATGAAAGCACGGACAGGACCGATGCTGGGCAATTTGCCGCCTTAACCGCTTGGGGGCTTGGCGCATGTTAGAAGACACTAAACACCAACGACAAACAAGCTTGATACACAGCGTCTGCATCTGAAACCAAAACTCGCAAGTTACAGGCTCGTTACAACCCAATAAATTCTTCACTTGGGGATTCTGACAGATGGTGGCAACACCCCATATGCAGTGTCCCATTGGACATGACGACGCTCCTGTTCTAAAAATACCAATCCCTGCATCTTCATTCGCAACGGTCAACGGTAGTCCAAACGCCAAGAAAGCAATGACCAGAGACGAGAGGGCCAAGCGTCGCTCAAGCCTCCGCAGACAATACGTGGCATCACTCAATCTTCTGAGGCTGTGCTCATGATAATCCACATTAACCAGTCTCAGGCTCTCCGATTGGGTCTGGTCACGAGGGTTGTTGGAGACGTCAACTGTGGCTGGGAAACCCATCTTTGCCNNNNNNNNNNNNNNNNNNNNNNNNNNNNNNNNNNNNNNNNNNNNNNNNNNNNNNNNNNNNNNNNNNNNNNNNNNNNNNNNNNNNNNNNNNNNNNNNNNNNNNNNNNNNNNNNNNNNNNNNNNNNNNNNNNNNNNNNNNNNNNNNNNNNNNNNNNNNNNNNNNNNNNNNNNNNNNNNNNNNNNNNNNNNNNNNNNNNNNNNNNNNNNNNNNNNNNNNNNNNNNNTATAAGCTGCTTCCCGacagatgaagcagaatCCATTTCTTGGTATTCAAAATATCTTCAATCAAAATGACTTACTACGGCCACAACGTCAActtccagcagcagaacCCTGGGTATAACCAGGATGGCCCGGGCCAGGGCGGATATGGCGGTGACGATCAACGTCGCAATGATCAAGGCGGCTATCAACAAGGCGGTCCTCAGCAGTACGGTCAACAACAGGGTGGCTACCAACAGGGAGgccctcaacaaggaggTTATCAACAAGACCGCCCAGGTCTTTCACAATCATACTACTCCGAGTCCGCTCAGTCCTCTCAGTATCCTTCTGGTGGACAGTCTGGACCTGGACAATACCAGCAGGGCCCTCCTGCATACAACCAAGGACCTCAAAGCCAGTTTGACGGGGGCGATGGTCCCGATGGTGAGCGTGGCGTAATGGGAGCCCTTGCAGGCGGTGCAGCTGGAGCTTTCGGTGGTCACAAGATGGGCGGAGTCACCGGACacagcaagaccagcacCATTGTCGGAGCTTTGGCTGGTGCATTTGGCGGTCACAAGCTGCAAGATGCTGCTGGAGACTGGAAGGATgagagagacgagaagaaggaagaggagaagcgacgaaaggaggaagagaagagacgcgaggaagaggaagagaggagacgAAAGGAGCGCCGTGATGACGATCGTTATGAATCTCACCACCATCGCCGCCGAAGTCGAAGCCGAAGCTCTTCTCGTGGCTCCAACCGACGTCGTGGTGGTCACTACGCCGGTAACTTCACCGCTTCGTCTCGAGATATCAGACTCGATGCTCACGGCGACTATGTTCTACACGCTTCTTGTAAGCGTGAGGACGGAGACTACCAACACACCTCTATTTCCCtcgacaaggtcctcgaGAACGACAGAGGAAGCTTCCGTTGGTCCGCAGGTGGCCACCATGGTAGCTCGTCTTCCGTCACAGTCCAGCAAGGCGATACTCTTCGAGGCATTGCTGCTCGATTTAACTGTTCctttgaggagattgctCGACATaacggcatcaacaaccctgaTCTTATCTATCCTGGACAGACTTTGCAGGTGCCTGGTGGTGGCCGCCATGGTGGCGGGGGTTTCGGATCTTCTGCACGACATGTTCGTCTGGTGGATGGAGGTCAGAGACTTGAGGGTGAGCTGTCTCGAGATGGAGACTGGGTGCTTAGCTCGAtcattcttgatgagagaaTCAGAAACTACAACGGCACCTTGGAGCTTGTCTAGGTTAGAAACTGGGACGTATAAAATAGCCGCTGGAAAGCGCATAATATCAGAAAAGATTGTTTATTCTTCAAGCATGCTGACAATTTTGAGTGCCAGGAAAATGTGAGGCTGTAATCTGTAAAAACCGTAGTCGGCTTTCTAATCCAGATgccctcagggagcaagaaaatggGGGACGTTAGACGAGGATGCTACACTAAAGTTAGTAGTAAGACCCCTAATCTTAGGTGTCTTTCTACTATGTCTTTTAGTCACTTAGAGGcaaggtcctaagttttcttgcccccctGATGGTCCAATATGTATCGCCATGTGCAACTTCAATTCCTCGAAACCAACATTCCCTTCCAGATAATTCTGAGACGCTCACTTATTTTCGGACTCAGGCTTCCGGCCCCAGACAAAGCGAACTTTGAAGTAAGGGTGGAGTTTCTTGTTCCGAAGATCCTTTCGTACCTGCATCAGGAAAATCTGATACTCTTCAGCTGGCCACTTCAGAACTTCATGCCAAATCATTTGTGAGTATCCTAGGGATCATAGGtcagtcttcttgtcggccATTCTCATTGATCGAAGCCTTACCAACAAGGTCAGATTCCAGGCTGAGCTTCGCGTACTGTCCGATCTCCGCCATCTTAGGGTCTTTAGGCCATGAGCCGAATGGTATCTGTTCAGGTGAGGTTGGTTAGTATGAGCATGATATCATGGGACTCTTCACTTGCCTTGTAGAAGGTTTCCCGGATATCCACGAAGCCAGCTTCTTTCATAGCCTTCATCTGGAGATCTTCTGTGAGGACAGACAAAGAGCATCCTGTGGCTTTGCCTCCCTCAATAAACATCTTATCCCATGTTCCTCCCAGCGCAGTTGATCCATCATTTGTCACGGTTCCATCGTCGCTATGTGTCATGGGCTCGGACTCGCAGGACTCGACCCAACCTCCTGGCTTGACTGCATTGTAAGCCTCTTTGAAGAGAGCGGTCCAGTCTCTAATAGCACCAAACAAGTAACGCATATGCACAAAGTCAAAGGTGTTTGCGTCCCAGGTCCAGGGCTTGGTGCAGTCATCGATCTCGAACTTTAGATTAGGGGGCACCCAGTCTGGCTGCACGGCGGATAAATCGGTACCGATGACAGCGGTATTTGGGTGCTCATCAGCATAGTCTCTGGTAAGTTCAGTTAGTAGAGATAACATGTGAGATCAACAGTACATACATCGCCCAAATCCCTAAGAAGCCGATTAGCATCTTGTATTTCCAATGTTGGCTCGCCATGACCTacctgttcctgttccaACATCAAGTACTTTCTGTGTCGCGGGAAATGTCAGCCATGTAAAGCTTAATTGTCGTATGTTATCTCTCATACCTGAACATCGTCCTTTACAGGTGCCAGATACAGCTTATCGTCAGTGAGCAGCGTCAAGAAGTGGTGCCTGGATCCAATCAGTACCTGCTCTATGCCAGACGTGGTGCCAGGCAATGTTCACTCACATCAGATCAAAGTTCTCAAGAGTTCGTTCGTCAGTGGGAATCGGATAATTACTGTCATGGTAGGTAGAATGATATGACCTTCCCTTGAACTTTCGATATTCCAAGATACTTGAAGCAACAGAAGCCGTCGATGAGTCGCTGTTGACGTCAGCTATGGTTCAAAGTCATTCTCCCGAAGAGGCCATACACTCCAGCGCTCAAGGCAGAATCATCGTCGATCACTGGTTCTTGTTCAGATTGGTGGGGAGCAGCCGACTCAAGTGGTTGTTCTGGGGTATTTGCGTCTGCAACTGACAGCGATGTCTGAGGAGTCTGCTCAGACGATGAGACTGCTGCGGGAGCCGGAGGAGAGGACATGGTACTGTGATGATTGGCGTGGCACTACAACCAATAAACTTGTCGGATGGGGGAGAAACGAagtgaggagaaggtcaaCCATTTTGTAGGGTGGTTGTTCGTCGTACAGATGCTGAGTTTATGCGCCGAGGTATGATACCAGTCGTTGATTGGGCATCACGTCCAGGGATATCGCGTAAAGCATCCGATAACTCAATCAGGCAGTTCGCATAGAGTGCTGTTCCAGATCAGGAAACTGTTTTGGGATAAATACCCTACTTTCCACGCCGTCCGGGGCCATTTTGGCAAAAGGTGTCCTGTCAAGACCACGACCAAAACCGGAAGAAGACCCTGATTTGAGATTTTATATCAACACAATGCGTATTCATGCGGCAAAGCTCTATGATCCATCATTTTTAGAACGAAATGATCTATAATGCTTTCGAAGCCCACAAGGCGTTTCCTAATGGCGTGGTTCAGTGATGACGTTGTTTAAGTAGTTGCTCCTAAATTGTCCGAATCAGCGTTATAAACTCAATTTGCATCACAACAAGGTCTAGGTCAACGTAGTTACTTTATGCTCACTTACCGAATGATAAGGTACCTTTGAGCAAGATGACCGAGTAACAACCGTAAGTAACATCACTATTTTCGTTGATCGTTTGCGGAAATAGGTGCTCTGCTTGAACCAACGCAGGGTAGGGAGTTACGGCGCAGTGCAATACACATAAGCTGCCACCACCAGTCCGGTGCATttcaacaacagcacagTGCAGCTTTACCAACAGCAGTACTGGGAATCACCATTTCAGGGCACTCTCTCCAATGACTCCACTGTATTTCCACCAACATTTAGGGCCTTTACACTAACAATGCAGAGCCCCAGGCAGCCTACCCACCATTTTTTAGCTGCACGCATGTGGCATTCATGACGTATGCCCTCAGAGTCAAGGGAGGAGAGTCAGCAGGGATAAGATGCGGGCAAAACATGCTTACCGCGGTGCTGGGGATGTATCCGTAGAGCACATCATGCTACATACAATCCATGGTTTGACACATTCCTCACATTATTACTCACTCACCTCAAATCAACAAACTCGAGCAGATACGAGGAAATTCGGTCGGAAATACCATGATGCGGGATAATCTGATGTCGCATGCGTCAGTGATTGGCAATGACCTCGTATCGACGTCCAATTTTAACATgctgaggaacaagaaacacACCAATTATAGAGCCAGACGAGGCAAAGTCTCCGCTTTTGGCGTGTTTCCCCTCGTTAGCTTATTTCTAATTTCCCATGCCAACCCCGTCAAGTCCATCTCGTCTTTGTTTCTCCATCAATTATCAACTTGAACCATCACCAGTCCCCTCAACTTGATCGCTTCCATCGTTGAAGCATCTTGGACGGTCTCGGCATAGCCTGGCTCAACAGTGTCCGACACTCTCGCTTCATTATTTACGGACCTGAACGCCATTTGAACTTCCCCGCGTCAGCCGAAAGTCTGTCATCGCGCGCATCATCgaaacatcaacaatggtTCACAGTGTCGCATTTTACTGTCGCATATAGTCCAACAGCTTTAAGCCCATTCAAGGCACGCAGGCGCATCTAATTACCAAGCTGATTTCAGCGGTAGCCGACCGCATCAATCCATCGCAATCATGAAGCTATTCACAGCATCTCTCATCTTATTCTCATGGCTTGCCCAATTTCCTTTAGCAATAGCCGGCAGGGTCCTCGAGTCAAAATCGCTCAACAGTTGCCAGCAGGGTTCCCTATTGACTGCCAGTCTCTTTCACGTTGTCGTCACACCAAACAACTCACTGGCCACCGTCAACGTCAATGCTCTGGCATCTATTCAAGGCTATGTAAACTTTGATGTTACACTCGAAGCCTACGGCCATCAGTTCATTCACGAGGTTGTCGATCCTTGCAGAACTAGCTTCGACCTGTCGAGTCTATGCCCTATGACACCCggcgatatcgatatcaagttcaacttcCCAATTGGCAATGCCTTGGATGCGATTCCCGGCATCGCTTATGGCATTCCTGACCTGGATGCCACCGTGCGCGCATATATCAACATGACCTCCACGGGCGAGAGCATTGCATGTGTCGAGGCTGATTTCTCCACTGGTAAAACCGTCGAGCAACTCTCAGTCAAATGGGTcactgccatcatcattggaaTCGGTCTCGTTTCTTCAGCACTCATCTCGCTAGCCGGCTACGGCAATGCAGCAGCTCATCTTGCCGCCAACACTTTGTCACTCTTTGGGTACTTCCAGGCTCAGGCTATCATCGGACTTTCCGCTGTTACCATGCCACCAATCGTGGATGCTTGGACGCAGAACTTCCAGTGGTCTATGGGTATCATCCGAATGGGCTGGATGCAAGATATCTTCACTTGGTATGATCGCGCTACAGGGGGTAAGCCAGCTCGTCTCTTTGACAATCTCGCTACTGCTTCCGTCCAAGTTGTGAAGCGGTCTTTGGAAAGCATCCCTGGTGCTGCAGCTCTGATCCGCCGTGACTTCGCCTTCTCGAAACGAGGCAACATTGAACTCGAAACCGGCTCATACTTGGTCTATGGCATCCAGCGCGTGGCGTTTCGCTCACATATTGAGACAACGAACCTCTTCCTAACTGCCATTGtcttctttggcatcttcacTGTCTTCGCCTGTATCctggtcttcctcttcaagctcatccttgacctGTGTGCCAAGCAGGCTTGGATCAAGCGAGAGCGCTTCCTCGAGTTCCGAACAGAATGGCGCACCATCCTCAAGGGAATTCTTCTCAGACTCACCCTAATGGGCTTCCctcccatcaccatcctctGCCTCTGGGAGTTCACGCAGGTTGACTCGGCTGCGCACGTTGTCCTcgctgtcttcttctttttcacGGTTCTGCTCACCCTCACCGTGGCAGCTTTGAAGATCGTCACCCTCGCGAGACACAACAACCCAGTTGTTACTCTTTACTCGAACTCGCGAATCCTCAACAAGTGGGGATTCTTGTACATCCAGTATCGGGCTACCGGCTACTACTTTATCGTGCCCCAGCTTGCTTACATCTTTGTCAAGGGCATGTTTGTTGCTCTGAGCCAGAAGAGCGGTGTTACCCAGGCAGTCGCCCTCATTCTGATCGAAGCCGCTGCTTTAATCGCCACCAGCGTCATGCGCCCCTTCATGGACAAGAGCACGAATTCCTTCAACATTGCCATCTTCgttctcaacttcctcaacgccatatgcctcttcatcttcaccaatGTTCTCGGCATGCCTCGAATGGGTCCCTCTGTCACTGGCCTCGTTCTCTTCGTCGCCAACGCCGCTTTCTCCCTAATCCTGCTACTCATGATCATCATATCGAGCGCCCTCGTGTTCTGGCGAAAGAATCCAGATGCACGATACCAGTTTATGGCTGATGATAGAGCTTCGTTCATGAAGTCTAGGTCTTCAACGCAGATCGATACTATGACACAGCTCGATGCATTGGCAGCCACAGCCCGCGGAGACCCAACAGGTCGCTCTCGCCCTGTGTCGAGGTCTTCGTCAGACTTTGTGGCGCCTGTGTTTCCCAATACCGGGACCAAGCATACTTCGACATCtactctttcttcaagaagcccgCATAAAGACTCACAAATAGATGTCAGGGCAACAGAGCGGTAGAGCGCTCGCATTGACGTACGATGATTCTTCGTCAGACGGAATAAGATAAATTTACACTGTTTTATATTGTAATCATTACCTATGCCTTGAGCGTAGTGTTCGAACATTCCTTGCAAAGATCTAGTTTCAGTATTCGTTCTTTAACCTGACGAAGTTCTACATAAGATAGAGTGCATAGTAATTTATAAATGCTAGTAAGATGAGAACCCAGGTTCTGACTCATTGCTTCTCCCTGAGGGGTATAATGCCTCAATGTGTTTGTAAGAATTATTATCATTAGTTCTATCAGGTTACTATAGTCCCGTATTTTATCCATGATTATGATATCCCAACCCATTCCATGTTCTCCTTTATGCTAAATTATGCCCATCTATTTCTGTATGCATTCCTCACTTCTTTTAGCTGATCCAATCTGGCTTTATCCCTAAATCATTCTCCTGAATGAacctcgcccttcttctgtctcttttctccctcttcgCTCTCCAGAATgcgtcatcgtcatcatcatctgtaCTATCTTGCTCAACGGCAACACTAGTACGAGGAATATTAGATCTATTGTTGTTCCAATTACTACTGAGAGAGATCGTCTCGTCGTTCTTGCTCGCTTTTATCGAAAGTGTTTGGTTCACAGCTTTGGACACTGGCCTGTAACGGGTTGGAAGACCAACCGTGTTGCGTTCTGATGGGGCCACTGAGGCTGCATATTCCCCGGGCTGTTGATAAACAGATCTTGCGTAAGTTGATGGTGCGTAATTCGACTTTGCATAGTTCGAAGGGGCATAAAGGGACGGCGCATACGCCGACCCGGCAGCGGGTGGCCCCACGTTCATGACTGactgttgagatgagaaagcaTTCCAAGGCTGACTGCTTCTCTGGTTCATGGTCGCCATGGATCTCAGAACCTCAGTCTGAGCCTGCAAGAAGTTGAACATCTCTTGGTTGGAAGTAAGTGGGGGCGGCTGAGGGACGGCAACTGGGGTTTGAGGCCTGGAGAAGGCCATTGGGGTCTGCGTCCCTGGCAGGCCAAAGGAATGCGCTATTCCGACCGGCCGAGTCGTTGCCTGGCCCCAGTTGAAAGCCTCGTTGGTGTTGGGCAGAGGCTGGAAGCCGGTACTTGGGGGCATACGGCGCGCCTTCTTGGCACGCTCCTCGCTCGCTATCACGCCAACCAAACCACCTGGGATGAGTTGCTGGTTGTTCATGGGCCAGGCAGTTTGGGGTGCCGCTGCGAATATATCTTGCGGAAGGCCCCTTGCAAATGCGGGCATTGGTGTTCGTGAGTTTTGTCTCATGTTGTCAAGAGGTAGGAGCTGCGAGATGGATTCTCCCCTCGTCTGAccgaagttgatgatggatggagcTTTACTGCCTGACCGTCGCTGGATCTGCAGTAGGGCTAAAGGTatatcctcatcttcatcttctttgccatgCTTTGGGGTGTTGTCTTCTCGCAATCCTTGAAACGTCTTGAACGACTTCATGGACCACGACGAAGAGATGCGCGAGTGACCACGCAATGGTGGGAGATCAGGCCCATTTgtgctcttcatcatctgttGTCGATAGCCACCATCGAGATACGCCTGCTGCTTCCTGCGCTGCGCTTTCTGTCTGTTCACAGCCTCGGTATCGTCAATACAATCGTAGTCTAATTtatcttcgtcctcttcttcgccgccGTAGAAGCGcctttcagcttcttctcggaCCTTGCGCCTTTGTAGAGCTTCGAACTCGGCCGCTGTCATGACCTTGCCATGGCTGATTCGGGATGTAGGAGGAGATCGCGGAGGCTGTGTTTTTACCTCCCCAGTTTCGGGTACTGAATCTAGTGGCAGAACATATAGATTGGCGAGATCTTCTAGACCTTCGTGGATCTGGTAtattggccttggccttgtcgttTGAGTACGGGAGGCTAGGAATACAGGCTCTGTATCTGGAGAAATTGGTGTATTTAGGCTATCATCATTGATGAATGGCCACCGCGGAGCATGGCCGGCTGTTGGGCCGATGAGTTGCTCAAACTCGGAGAAGTCGTGCTCTGTTCGATCGTTTTGGTTATCTTGAGTATTCCATGACCGCGAGTAGTGCTCGATGATGCCAGCGTTGGATGAGAATCTCAGCGTTGAAGGACCATTCGGTGAAGTCGGAGAGACGGCCTGAATGTCACTCGAGGTGCGAACATTTGTGTCAATCGGTTCAAGGTATATTCCCGATTTAATGAGCGGTCGAATCTTAGCGAAATCTAGATCGAGAGGACTGGCTCTGTGCAGAGTCGACGCCGTCACATCCATGCTACGACCTTGGGCATGGCCATCTCGGCTTGACAACGACAGCGATTTAGTATCGTCATGGTTCAAATGAGTGTGTGATATCGTGCTCAAAGACATGGAGGGCAGATGTCGGTTAAGCACAAGTAAGGAAAGGATGATCACAGGACCGAAGAGTCATGGGGAGATTGGCAGTCGCTGAAGAATTATCTTCAATctgtcatcatggccaagacatCCCTTGGCTCAGTATCCTCCCTTAAAGGGATGGTGTCTGCCTTGGAGAGCCTCAatgtctcagccttgaagggAGAGTGAGACTCCCTTGAATAACTCGACGATAAAAGTGGTTGGCATGCTTAAAATAAACATCACCGTTTCTTGGAACCTTGAAATCAACTTTAAactcttgttctccttggaTTGAATCTACCTCGTATAGATAATTAGAAATCATGCTTGCTCACGTAGTAACTCCTTGATGCTGGAAGTAAGTTTCGGCAGCCCAGTttacaaggtcaagaaaaATTCTCAATTGAAGGCGCCAATGGCGGGCATATAGATAAAATGCTGCAAGATACGCAGCATGACCATATTACATGAGGATATCCACAGGCATTGTTTTTAGTGACAGCATTGACTATGTTGGCGGTCTCCTCGTTTCGCTGGTCCCGGCCGGTATATCCCGCTTCTATGACAACTGGAACGGGGAATCTCCGATGAAGGAACCTGGAAAGGCGCTAGATTCCGATTTAGCATAGCGCCCTGGCCCGATATCAACAACTGCCGGTATGGCCTCAACGACTTCCATAGAGCCAGCTCGTAATGATCGATAATGAGGACTCATAGTATTTGAGAAACGTTCCACAGGTCTAGGAACAAAGTTGACATACAGTAAAGTGCCAGTCGACATGCCGACACCATAAGTCTAAGAAATTTGTTTAGACTCCAGACTACGGTACATAATTGCCGGTGACACTTTATTAAAGTTTACTGAAACAAGCGATTGTAACATAGGAAATTACCAAGATGTCATTACTAAATCACCTTCCTGAAAACGGTCACT
This genomic interval carries:
- a CDS encoding hypothetical protein (At least one base has a quality score < 10); protein product: MTYYGHNVNFQQQNPGYNQDGPGQGGYGGDDQRRNDQGGYQQGGPQQYGQQQGGYQQGGPQQGGYQQDRPGLSQSYYSESAQSSQYPSGGQSGPGQYQQGPPAYNQGPQSQFDGGDGPDGERGVMGALAGGAAGAFGGHKMGGVTGHSKTSTIVGALAGAFGGHKLQDAAGDWKDERDEKKEEEKRRKEEEKRREEEEERRRKERRDDDRYESHHHRRRSRSRSSSRGSNRRRGGHYAGNFTASSRDIRLDAHGDYVLHASCKREDGDYQHTSISLDKVLENDRGSFRWSAGGHHGSSSSVTVQQGDTLRGIAARFNCSFEEIARHNGINNPDLIYPGQTLQVPGGGRHGGGGFGSSARHVRLVDGGQRLEGELSRDGDWVLSSIILDERIRNYNGTLELV